TCTATCCAATCATCACATTGTCATGATAAAAATGGATAAGATTGCGAAGTCTGTCAGGATATGGGTAGAGCTATACCACTAATTCCTGTGGACGTACAACTGTAATGCTTGATTTGACCGCAAAATCACTTGGATTGAAGGTCAGAAGATGTGTAATTTTATTTGCCAGCATAACCGCAATGAGACGGGCATCGTGAGTTCGTTTACCCATAACTTGATTTGTGGTGACTAAATCTAACCAATAGGGAAAAATTTGTTGGGATTCTTCTAGCAATGGGAAGCGATTAAGAAGCTCGTCTATGATGTTTCGCGTTTTTTTGTAGTCCATCCTAAGCCATTTACTTCAACTGGTCTTGTTGCAACGACCCAAAGTTCTATTAATACTTGC
The window above is part of the Leptolyngbyaceae cyanobacterium genome. Proteins encoded here:
- a CDS encoding type II toxin-antitoxin system VapC family toxin; this translates as MDYKKTRNIIDELLNRFPLLEESQQIFPYWLDLVTTNQVMGKRTHDARLIAVMLANKITHLLTFNPSDFAVKSSITVVRPQELVV